A stretch of DNA from Kangiella sediminilitoris:
CGCATGATATTACTCCTCAACACTAACCATGTAGTAAACTTTGTTTACCATACCGCGAGTTGAAGGAGTATCTTCAACCTCTACCGTATGACCGATGCGACGCAAACCTAGACCGCGCAAACAAGCCTTGTGAGCTTCCAAGCGGCTAATGCTAGAACGCGTCTGCGTTACTTTCATCATTTTCTTTGCCATCGTCTTAGTCCAAAATCTCTTCTACTGATTTACCACGCTTGGCAGCCATTGATTCTGGCGAAGTCATTTGGGTCAAACCATTAATCGTTGCACGAACGATATTAATTGGGTTTGTAGAACCAACACTCTTTGCCAAGACGTTTTGGATACCTAGCACCTCAAAAACAGCACGCATCGCACCACCAGCAATGATACCGGTACCTTCTGATGCTGGCTGCATGTAAACTTTTGATGCGCCATGACGGGCATTAATTGGATGTTGTAAAGTGTGACCGTCTTTCAACTCAACCTGGATCATGTTACGACGAGCTTGCTCCATAGCTTTTTGAATTGCTACAGGCACCTCTTTCGATTTACCACGACCGAAGCCCACTTTACCCTTACCGTCGCCGACAACAGTTAAAGCTGTGAAACCGAAAATACGACCACCCTTAACTACTTTAGCAACGCGGTTTACGTTGACTAACTTTTCAACTAAACCTTCTTGGTTATTCATATCTTTTGCCATGCTTCACACCTTAGAACTGTAAGCCTTTTTCACGAGCGGCGTCAGCTAATGCTGCCACACGTCCGTGATATTTGAATCCACTGCGGTCGAAAGCTACTTGCTTTACACCCGCTTCGATAGCGCGCTCAGCAACCAAAGTACCTACCTGCTTAGCAGCGTCGAGGTTACCTGTATACTTAACGTCACCACGAACGGCCTTTTCCACAGTCGAAGCACTTGCGATTATATTACCGTTCTCACCGCTGATTACTTGAGCGTAAATGTGGCGAGGGGTTCTATTCACAACTAGGCGCGTTACACCTAGCTCATGCATTTTTGCGCGACTTTTAGACGCACGACGCAAACGTTGAATTTTCTTTTTCATGACCCTGCCCTACTATTTCTTCTTGGCTTCTTTGCGAACAATGTATTCGTCTTCATAACGGACACCTTTACCTTTATAAGGTTCAGGTGGACGGTAACCACGAATGTTTGCCGCAACTTGACCGACGATTTGCTTGCTCGGACCCTTAACGATTAGATCCGTTTGCGAAGGAGCTTCGATAGTAACGCCTTCTGGGATCTCAAATTCGATTGGGTGAGAAAAGCCCAGGGTTAGGTTCAATTTCTTACCTTGAACCTGTGCACGATAACCAACACCGATAAGTTTTAGTTTCTTTTCAAAACCTTCAGTAACACCAGTTACCATGTTGTTGACCAATGCACGGTATGTACCCGCCATTGCCCAGTTTTTAGCATCGTCTTTAGGCGCGAAGTTTACTTCGCCGTCTTCAACTTTAACTTCTACATCGTTATGTAGTTGTTCTTCAAGCTGACCTTTAGAACCTTTAACACTGATCACGCCATCTTTGATGTTGATTTCAACACCTGAAGGGATAGATACAGTGGCTTTTGCTACACGTGACATCTTTACTCTCCCCTTACGCTACAGTGCAGATGATCTCACCGCCGTGTCCTGCTTTACGCGCAGCACGGTCAGTCATCACACCTTGAGACGTTGAAACGACAGCAATACCAAGACCGCCGATAACTTTTGGAAGTTCATCAACTTTCTTGTATATACGTAGGCCTGGACGGCTTACACGCTTCAATTCGTCAATTACAGGACGACCTTGGTAGTATCTCAACTCAACAGTCATAGTTGGGATAGCACCTTCTTCTACGCTGTAACCATTGATGAAACCTTCGTTTACCAATACTTCAGCGATCGCTTTTTTAATTTTTGACGCAGGTATTTCGACAGTCTTCTTCGCAGCAGTCTGGCCGTTACGAATACGAGTCAACATATCTGCTATAGGATCTTGCATACTCATGTGTGATTCTCCAACAGCTTACCAGCTAGCTTTTACCAGACCAGGAACGTCACCTTTCATTGCATGCTGACGTAATTTGTTACGACACATACCGAACTTACGAAGGTAACCGTGTGGACGACCAGTTACGCGACAACGGTTACGTTGACGAACTGGATTCGCGTTACGTGGAAGCTTTTGCAGTTTCACCTGAGCTTCCCAAACGTCTTCTTCTGAAGAGTTAGGGTTCTTGATGATTGCTTTTAGCTCTGCGCGTTTTGCAGCGTACTTTTCTACAGTCTTTGCACGCTTCAATTCACGCTCGATCATTGATTTTTTAGCCATAGCGTGCCTCTTATGATTTCAATGGGAAGTTAAACGCGTCTAATAGTGCGCGACCTTCCTCATTGCTGTTTGCCGTAGTGGTGATTGTAATGTCCATACCACGAACCTTATCGACCTTGTCATAATCAATTTCTGGGAAAATGATTTGCTCTTTGATACCTACTGAGTAGTTACCACGGCCGTCAAAAGATTTAGGGTTCAAACCACGGAAGTCACGAATACGTGGAACCGCGATTGAGATAAATCTTTCTAAGAATTCCCACATACGCTCGCCACGAAGAGTCACTTTACAGCCAATTGGGTAGCCATCACGAATTTTAAAGCCCGCAACTGATTTGCGTGCTTTAGTGATGATAGGCTTTTGGCCTGAGATAGCAGTCATATCACTTACTGCGTGCTCAAGGATCTTCTTGTCCGCAAGAGCTTCACCCAGACCCATGTTCAATGTGATCTTGGTAATGCGTGGGACTTGCATAACTGATTTGTACTCAAACTTCTCTTGAAGCTGCTGTACAACAGTATCTTTGTAAAAGTTGTGCAGTTTCGCCATCATTTATTACCTAAATGTTAACAGTTAAATCGCTTCGCCAGTTTTCTTGAAGAAGCGTGTTTTCTTACCGTCTTCAACCTTAAAGCCAACACGATCAGCTTTACCTGTTGAAGGGTTGTAAATAGCTACATTAGAAGCTTCAAACGCAGCCTCTTTCTCGACAATTCCACCTTCGTTGATAGAACCATCTGGATTTTGGCTTGGCTTTGTGTGCTTCTTGATGATATTGACGCCACTCACAATCACGCGACCATCAGCAAGAACGCGGTCAACATTACCACGTTTGCCTTTGTCTTTTCCCGCGATTACGATGACTTCGTCGCCGCTTTTAATCTTTTGCATGATTCTCGTCTCTCTTAAAGTACTTCTGGTGCCAAAGACACGATCTTCATGAACTTGTCACCACGTAGTTCACGTGTAACAGGCCCAAAGATACGAGTACCAATCGGCTGTAGGTTGTTATTCAAAATAACAGCTGCGTTACCGTCAAACTTGATCAGAGATCCGTCTGGACGACGAACACCTTTACGAGTACGAACTACAACTGCGTTTAGAACGTCACCTTTTTTAACCTTACCGCGTGGGATCGCTTCTTTTACGCTCACTTTGATGATGTCACCAATGTTAGCGTAACGACGATGCGAACCACCCAGTACCTTAATACACATTACACGACGAGCACCTGAATTATCGGCTACGTCTAGTACTGATTGCATCTGGATCATGGTTTTCTCCGCTTAATCCCGCGCTAAAAGGCGCAGGAGTATACCATTAAATTACTAAAAATCCTAACCCCGAGGCGAAATTAATCACTTCAGGGTTAACTATGGTTCAATTAGCTAGCGCTCTCAACTATCTCAACCAGCTTAAAAGACTTGGTTTTTGATAGTGGACGACACTCAGCAATTCTCACCACATCACCCAATTTGCACTCGTTAGCTTCGTCATGAGCGTGAACTTTTGTCGAACGCTTAATGAACTTACCGTATAAAGGGTGTTTCACATAACGCTCAACTAGTACAGTGATGGATTTATCCATTTTGTCGCTGACGACTTTGCCCTGTAATGTGCGTTGAATTGTTTCAGTGCTCATTATGAACCTGCCTTTTGGTTGATAATGGTTTTAACACGGGCGATGTCGCGACGTACTTCACGCAACTTGTGTGTTTCAGTCACTTGGCCCGTAGCCTTTTCCATACGTAACTTGAATTGATCTTGCAAAAGCTCATTCAAAGTTACGTTGAGCTCTTCAACGCTCTTATCTTTCAATTCTGTCGCTTTCATTAGATCACCGTCCGCTTAACAAAGGTTGTTTTGAAAGGAAGCTTAGCCGCTGCTAGCGTAAACGCTTCTCGTGCTAGCTCTTCAGAAACACCTTCCACTTCATATAACATGCGACCTGGCTGAATCTGAGCAACCCAATATTCAACACTACCTTTACCTTTACCCATACGAACTTCTAAAGGCTTTTTAGTGATTGGCTTGTCAGGGAATACACGAATGTACACTTTACCAGCACGCTTCATGTGACGAGTCATAGCACGACGAGCCGCCTCAATTTGGCGAGCAGTCATACGACCACGACCCACAGCTTTCAAACCGTATTCACCAAAGCTAACGTTATGAGCTTTCGAACCACGGTTACGTAATTTATGCTGCTTACGATATTTCGTTCTTTTTGGCAATAACATAATACTTACCCCTATTTTTTCGCTTTAGGAGCAGGTTTTCTGCGGCGAGGTTTCTTCTCTTCTTTAGGCTCTTCAATTTCTTGACCCGGAAGAACTTCACCTTTGAAAATCCATACTTTAATGCCGATGATACCGTAAGTAGTATTCGCTTCAGATGTAGCATAATCGATGTTCGCACGAAGCGTATGCAAAGGTACACGACCTTCACGGTACCACTCAGTACGAGCAATCTCAGCACCACCTAAACGACCACTTACTTCAATCTTGATACCTTCTGCACCAAGACGCATCGCGTTTTGAACGGCACGCTTCATTGCACGACGGAACATCACACGACGCTCCAGCTGCTGTGCAACGTTATCAGCGACCAACTGACCATCAAGCTCTGGCTTACGCACTTGCTCAACAGACACCTGAGCTGTAACACCAGCCATGTTGGCAATCTTGCCACGCAATTTTTCGATATCTTCACCTTTCTTACCGATAACGATACCAGGACGCGCTGTGTGAATAGTCACACGGATCGCTTTCGCTGGACGCTCGATTTCTACGCGAGATACTGAAGCGTGTTTCAATTCTTTTAACAACCAGTTACGGATGTTGATATCACTTTCCAAGTTATCCGCAAAATCGCCGCGCTCAGCATACCAAGTTGCAGTATGCTTTTTTACGATACCTAAGCGGATACCGGTAGGATGAACTTTTTGACCCATTACCTTCTCCTAGTTATCCGATACTTTAACGGTGACGTGGCTATTACGCTTTAAGATGCGGTCGCCACGACCTTTCGCGCGCGGACGCATACGCTTTGCTGTCGCCGCTTCATCAACGAAGATAGTTGAAACTTTCAACTCGTCGATATCAGCACCTTCATTATGCTCAGCATTTGCAATCGCAGACTCAAGAACTTTCTTGATAATACGAGCCGCTTTCTTTGGGCTGAATTCAAGAGTGTTCAACGCTTTTTCTACTGGTAAGCCACGAATTTGATCGGCGACAAGACGCATCTTCTGTGCCGAGATGGTGGCATTACGCAATTTAGCTGCTACTTCCATCTTTCACTCCTCGCCTTATCGTTTCTTGGCTTTCTTATCAACATCGTGACCATGATAGGTACGAGTTAATACAAACTCACCTAACTTGTGGCCAACCATGTCTTCAGAAACAAAGACAGGTACGTGTTGACGACCATTGTGAACGGCAATCGTCAGACCAACCATTTCTGGAAAAACGGTTGAACGACGAGACCATGTTTTAATTGGTTTCTTAGAACCAGAGGCCGCAGCTTCTTCAACCTTCTTTAATAAGTGAAGGTCAATGAATGGGCCTTTCTTTAACGAACGTGCCACTGTGCTATCCTCTATCGTTTATTACGGCGACGGACAATTAGCTTGTCTGTGCGCTTGTTGCTACGAGTTTTCTTACCTTTAGTAGGCGTACCCCATGGAGACACAGGATGACGACCACCAGAGGTACGTCCTTCACCACCACCATGTGGGTGGTCAACTGGGTTCATAGCGACACCACGAACCGTTGGGCGAACACCACGCCAACGTTTGGCACCAGCTTTACCCAAACTACGTAGCATGTGCTCTGAATTACCTACCTGACCAATAGTAGCGCGACCTTCAGACAACACTTTACGTGTTTCACCTGAACGCAGACGCAAGGTCACATAGCTGCCTTCACGTGCAACGATCTGAGCATAAGCACCAGCACTACGAGCCATTTGCGCACCCTTGCCTGGCTTAAGTTCAATGTTATGAACTGTTGTACCAACAGGGATGTTACGCATTGGTAACGCGTTACCGACACGAATCGGAGCACGCTCACCAGAAACGATAGTATCACCAGCTTTTATGTTACGAGGAGCAATGATGTAACGACGCTCACCGTCTGCATAGCAGATTAGTGCGATGTGTGCACTACGGTTTGGATCGTACTCAAGGCGCTCAACCTTACCAGCGATATTATCTTTGTTACGCTTAAAGTCGATAACACGGTAATGTTGCTTATGACCACCACCGATGTGACGAGTCGTGATACGACCGTCATTGTTACGACCACCTGATTTTGATTTCTTCTCTAATAAAGCCGCATGAGGTTTACCCTTATGCAGGTCAGAATTCACCACTTTAACGACAAAGCGGCGTCCTGGAGAAGTTGGTTTAGCTTTTTCAATTGCCATTACTAATCTCCTTGTTACTCGCCGCCTACGAAGTCAAGGTCTTGACCAGGCTTCAATGAGACGTAAGCTTTTTTCCAGTTAGGACGACGGCCTTCTTGTAGACCAAAACGCTTACGTTTACCTTTCATGTTCAAAGTACGAACGCTTTCAACTTCAACTTCGAACAAAGTCTCTACAGCTTTCTTGATTTCACGCTTGTTAGCGTCTTTAGCTACTTTGAAAACGAATTGGTTGTCGTTTTCAGCCAAAATCGTCGCTTTTTCAGAAACGTGAGGCGCTAGAAGAACTTTTAAGATTCTCTCTTGGTTCATCCCAACATCTCCTCTACTTTCTTAACAGCCGCGACAGTCATCACAACCTTGTCAAAACCAATTAGGCTAACAGGGTCTAATGCTTGAACGTCACGAACGTCAACTTTATGTAAGTTGCGAGACGCCAAGAATAGGTTTTCGTCAACTTCATCAGTAACGATTAACGCTTCTTTAGCATCAAGCTCTTTCAATTTGCCAACCAGCTCTTTTGTTTTTGGAGCTGAAACTGCAAATTCTTCTACTACAATCAAGCGCTCTTGACGAACCAATTCACTAAGAATGCTTTGGATCGCACCGCGGTACATTTTGCGGTTTACTTTTTGAGTGTAGTCTTGTGGTTGCGCAGCGAAAGTTACACCACCTTTGCGCCATAATGGGCTACGGATAGTACCAGCACGGGCACGACCTGTACCTTTTTGACGCCATGGTTTTTTACCACCACCGCTTACAGCGCTACGGTTCTTCTGTGCACGAGTTCCGGCACGAGCAGCTGCCATGTAAGCAACTACTACTTGGTGAACTAATGACTCGTTAAATTCACGGCCAAAAGCTACTTCAGAAACCTTTATTGCGCCGCCAGATGTCAAACTAAGTTCCATAGTCAACTCCTCTTGGCCTAGGCTTTCTCAGCAGGATGTACGATTACATCACCGCCAGTAGCGCCTGGGACGGCACCTTTGATTAACAACAAATTGCGCTCAGCATCAACACGTACAACTTCTAAAGTTTGTACTGTTACGCGCTCAGCACCCATGTGGCCTGACATTTTCTTGCCTTTAAATACACGACCTGGTGTTTGGTTTTGACCAATTGAACCAGGAGCACGGTGTGCTAATGAGTTACCGTGTGTACTATCTTGACCACGGAAGTTCCAACGTTTGATCGCGCCAGCGTAACCTTTACCTTTAGAGGTACCAGTTACGTCAACTTTTTGACCTTCTTCGAAAACTTCAACTTTGACTTCACCGCCAACTTCGAAACCTTCCAAAGAGTCCACACGGAACTCCCACAAACCGCGACCAGCTTCAACGTTAGCTTTTTTAAAGTGACCAGCTTCTGCTTTACTGATACGGTTTGCCTTACGGCTTCCTGTAGTGACTTGAACCGCTTCATAACCGTCAACATCAGCTGTCTTAAGCTGAGTGATGCGATTTGGGTCGGCTTCTACTACGGTAACCGGGATAGACACGCCGTCTTCAGTGAAGACACGAGTCATACCTCGTTTTATACCTACTATTCCGATAGCCATGTTTTAAACCTCAACCGAAATGGTTATAACCTTGCTACTGATGTCTGCCTTAAGACAGGCTAATTTGAACATCAACACCAGCTGCCAAATCCAACTTCATCAAAGCGTCAACAGTTTTTTCTGTTGGCTCGATGATGTCCACTAAACGCTTGTGCGTACGAATTTCATACTGATCACGCGCATCTTTGTTGACGTGTGGTGACGTCAAGATGGTGTAACGCTCTTTACGTGTTGGTAAAGGGATAGGACCTTTTACCTGAGCACCAGTACGCTTAGCGGTGTTTACGATCTCTGAAGTCGATAAGTCAATCAACTTGTGATCAAACGCTTTCAATCTGATTCGAATACGTTGCTTTGCCATTGCAAAGAACTCCACTATATTAATTAAAAGAACATAAAAAACCGCTCCACCCTACTACTAACGAGGGGTGCGGTTACCAAACTTGTTTCAGACTCAAATCGAGCCTGTTGTTAGCAAAATCAATAACTTACTTTACACAAAAGTCTGAAATTGCTTCGCAAGAACAACCCTAATTGTGGCCGTTACGCCTACAAAGGGACGCGAATTATAGGGGATCCTATCCGTGTTTGCAAGCCTCTATGGCAATTAATTCCTTAATATTACGATAGCTTAGAAGAACCTTCATCCATTGCTACGCTGCTAAGTGCTGCCACTCGTCATGCTTAGATATATAGTGTTTAACATAAGAACATACTGGAACAATCTTGTACCCTTCCTGTTCAATTGCTTTTAATACAGCTTCCATCATCACTGAACCATACCCTTTACCACGTAATTCCTCGGGCACTTCGGAATGCACCAATTTCAAAATATCACCCTGCATTTCATAACTAACAACTGCTTTATGGTCGTCTTCTAGAGGTACAATAAAACGTTTATCCATAGGCTGATGAACGGCTTTGTATTTCATATACTCCCCTTTTTTACTTTTAACCCACTGATTTACTTTAACTTATCTGAGTGCTTTTGTCTTAGTTTCTGCAGTTTAGGCTCTATAACTGCCATACAGTAAGGCTGCATACCGTTATGCTCATAGTAATCCTGATGGTAATCCTCGGCGGGATAAAAATGTTCTACGGGCACTAACTCTGTTGCTAATCGCTTTTCATAAAGCTTACCAACGTCATTTATCACTGCTTCTGCTACTTTTCTTTGCTCTTCATCAGAGTACATTATTATTGAGCGATATTGGGTTCCTATATCAGCACCCTGCCCATCGACCTGTGTCGGATCATGGGTAGTGAAGAACACCTCTAGAAGGTCCTTATATGTCACAAGATTATCGTCAAATGTTACTTTTACCACCTCCGCGTGACCTGACTCTCCACTGCATACTTCACGATAGGTTGGGTTGGTACTATCACCTCCGGCATACCCAGAGACGACAGAATGAACTCCTTTTAAGCGCTGCATAACAGCTTCAATACACCAGAAGCAACCTCCACCTAAAATTGCCTGCCTCATTATATAAGCACCTTTGTATTGTAGTTAGGGTATTTCAAATCATAAGCCTTATGGCGTTAGCAATGAGTGAACATAATCACCCATGCTATTCCAACAACCCGACATAAACAATGGGCTATTTTTATAGCAGATAATAAAAAAGGGCACCGAAGTGCCCTTTTCTAAGCTAGATAGCTTATGTCGTACTAAAGTCCGAGATTACTCGTGGATTTTAGATACAACACCCGCACCTACTGTACGGCCACCTTCACGAATCGCGAAGCGTAAACCTTCGTCCATCGCAATCGGTGCAATTAGCTCAACATCCATCTTGATGTTGTCGCCTGGCATTACCATCTCTACGCCTTCAGGTAGCTCTACTGCACCCGTTACGTCTGTCGTACGGAAGTAGAACTGTGGACGGTAGCCTTTGAAGAATGGTGTATGACGACCACCTTCATCTTTAGATAGTACGTATACTTCTGCTTCGAAACGTGTGTGCGGAGTAATTGTACCTACGTGTGCCAATACCTGACCACGCTCTACTTCGTCACGCTTCGTACCACGTAGTAGTACACCTACGTTGTCACCAGCTTCACCCTGGTCTAGAAGCTTACGGAACATCTCTACGCCAGTTACTGTTGTCTTCGTAGTATCTTTGATACCTACGATTTCAATCTCTTCACCAACCTTAACAACACCACTCTCTACACGGCCTGTTACTACTGTACCACGACCTGAAATTGAGAATACGTCTTCGATTGGTAACAAGAATGGCTTGTCAATCGCACGCTCTGGCTCTGGAATGTAAGTATCTAGAGCTTCACCTAAAGCGATGATTGCTTCTTTACCCAACTTACCTTCATCACCTTCCAATGCTTTCAATGCTGAACCTTGGATGATTGGCGTGTCGTCGCCTGGGAACTCGTATTGATCTAGAAGTTCACGAACTTCCATCTCTACTAGCTCTAGCAACTCTTCGTCGTCTACCATGTCGCATTTGTTCAAGAATACAACAATCTTCGGTACACCTACCTGACGTGACAACAAGATGTGCTCACGCGTCTGTGGCATCGGGCCGTCTGCCGCTGATACTACTAGAATCGCACCATCCATCTGTGCAGCACCTGTGATCATGTTTTTAACATAGTCAGCGTGGCCTGGGCAGTCTACGTGTGCGTAGTGACGGCTTGGTGTTTCATATTCAACGTGCGAAGTCGCAATCGTGATACCACGCTCACGCTCTTCTGGAGCGTTATCGATATCTGCGAATGCCTGAGCTGCACCACCGTATTCTTTTGCTAATACAGTACAGATCGCTGCCGTTAAAGTCGTTTTACCGTGGTCAACGTGGCCAATTGTGCCCACGTTTACGTGCGGCTTGGTACGTTCAAATTTTTCTTTAGACATTGTTTAATTCCTCTAATCTATCTGGAACTTCAAATTTAAAATTAAGAATTCTTACTGATAACTTCTTCAGCAATGTTGTTTGGAGCTTCAGCGTAATGTGCGAACTCCATCGTAAAGCTTGCACGGCCTTGTGACAAACTACGAACGTCTGTCGCGTAACCAAACATTTCTGAAAGAGGTACTTCAGCATCAATAACTTTACCTGATGGGCTGTCATCCATACCTTTTACAAGGCCACGACGACGGTTAAGGTCACCCATAACGTCACCCATGTACTCTTCAGGAGTTACCACTTCAACTTTCATCATTGGCTCTAGCAATGCTGGATTCGCTGATGAAGCTGCATTTTTAACCGCTAAACTACCTGCGATTTTAAATGCCATCTCATTCGAGTCAACATCGTGGTAAGAACCATCATAAAGCGTCGCTTTAACGTCTAGCACTGGATAACCAGCGATAATACCGTTTTCAAGCTGCTCTTCGATACCTTTCTGTACAGCACCAATGTATTCTTTTGGTACTACACCACCAACGATTTCGTTTACGAACTCAAAGCCCGAGCCTGGCTCTTGTGGCTCAAGTTTAACCCAAACGTGACCATACTGACCGCGACCACCTGATTGACGTACGAATTTACCTTCGACTTCAACCGTGTTACGGATAGATTCACGGTAAGCTACCTGAGGTGCACCGATGTTAGCTTCAACTTTAAATTCACGCTTCATACGGTCAACAAGAATATCCAGGTGAAGCTCGCCCATACCAGAAATAATAGTCTGGCCTGATTCTTCGTCTGTGCGAACCTGGAACGATGGATCTTCCTGTGCCAATTTACCTAAAGCAATACCCATTTTTTCTTGGTCAGCTTTAGTTTTTGGCTCAACAGCAACCGAGATTACAGGATCTGGGAACTCCATACGCTCAAGGATAATTTTGTGTTCCAAGTCACATAAAGTATCACCAGTTGTTACGTCTTTAAGACCAACACCTGCAGCGATATCGCCTGCGCGAACTTCTTTAATCTCTTCACGGCTGTTTGAGTGCATCTGTACAATACGACCGATACGCTCTTTCTTCTCTTTAACCGAGTTATAAACATGGTCACCAGAGTTGATAACACCAGAATAAACACGGAAGAAAGTTAGAGTACCCACGAATGGGTCAGTTGCGATTTTGAATGCCAACGCTGCGAAAGGAGCATTGTCATCTGCTTCACGCAATTCAGTTTCTTCGTTTTCGATGTCCACTGTACCACGAATCGCTTTAACTTCTACTGGAGAAGGCATGTACTCAATAACTGCGTCCAATACCGCTTGAACACCCTTATTTTTAAATGCAGAACCACCGAATACTGGGATGATTTCGTTAGCTAGAGTACGCTCACGGATACCTTTCTTGATTTCTTCTTCAGAAAGTTCACCATTTTCAAGGTACTTTTCCATCATCTCTTCAGAAGATTCAGCTGCAGCTTCTACCATAAACTCACGCATTTCTTCGCACTGAGCTTGAAGGTCAGCAGGGATGTCTTCATAAGAGAAGGTCATACCCATATCTTCTTCATTCCAGATAACAGCTTTCATCTTAACCAGATCAACAACACCTTTGAACTCGTCTTCTGAGCCAATAGTCAATTGCATCGGAACTGGGTTAGCATTCAGCTTTGATTTCAACTGGTCAATAACCATTCCGTAATCAGCACCAGCACGGTCCATTTTGTTAACAAAGACCATACGTGGAACTTCATACTTGTTAGCCTGACGCCATACAGTTTCAGTCTGAGGCTGTACACCAGATGAACCACACAGTACAACTACCGCACCATCTAGTACACGTAATGAACGCTCTACCTCAATGGTAAAGTCAACGTGTCCAGGGGTGTCGATGATGTTAATACGGTGCTCGTCAAACTGCTGTTCCATACCACTCCAGAAAGTAGTAGTCGCAGCTGAGGTAATAGTAATACCACGTTCCTGCTCCTGCTCCATCCAGTCCATGGTCGCGGCGCCATCATGTACTTCACCGATCTTATGAGAAAGACCAGTGTAGAAAAGAATACGCTCTGTAGTCGTTGTTTTACCAGCGTCCACGTGCGCAACGATACCAAGGTTACGGTATCGTTTAATTGGGGTTTTACGTGCCACAATAAACTCCTTGGATTACCAACGGAAATGCGAGAAAGCTTTGTTAGCTTCAGCCATACGGTGAACGTCTTCACGTTTCTTCACAGCTGAGCCACGGCTTTCGATAGCATCAAGAATTTCA
This window harbors:
- the tuf gene encoding elongation factor Tu — translated: MSKEKFERTKPHVNVGTIGHVDHGKTTLTAAICTVLAKEYGGAAQAFADIDNAPEERERGITIATSHVEYETPSRHYAHVDCPGHADYVKNMITGAAQMDGAILVVSAADGPMPQTREHILLSRQVGVPKIVVFLNKCDMVDDEELLELVEMEVRELLDQYEFPGDDTPIIQGSALKALEGDEGKLGKEAIIALGEALDTYIPEPERAIDKPFLLPIEDVFSISGRGTVVTGRVESGVVKVGEEIEIVGIKDTTKTTVTGVEMFRKLLDQGEAGDNVGVLLRGTKRDEVERGQVLAHVGTITPHTRFEAEVYVLSKDEGGRHTPFFKGYRPQFYFRTTDVTGAVELPEGVEMVMPGDNIKMDVELIAPIAMDEGLRFAIREGGRTVGAGVVSKIHE
- the rpsJ gene encoding 30S ribosomal protein S10 yields the protein MAKQRIRIRLKAFDHKLIDLSTSEIVNTAKRTGAQVKGPIPLPTRKERYTILTSPHVNKDARDQYEIRTHKRLVDIIEPTEKTVDALMKLDLAAGVDVQISLS
- the msrA gene encoding peptide-methionine (S)-S-oxide reductase MsrA — translated: MRQAILGGGCFWCIEAVMQRLKGVHSVVSGYAGGDSTNPTYREVCSGESGHAEVVKVTFDDNLVTYKDLLEVFFTTHDPTQVDGQGADIGTQYRSIIMYSDEEQRKVAEAVINDVGKLYEKRLATELVPVEHFYPAEDYHQDYYEHNGMQPYCMAVIEPKLQKLRQKHSDKLK
- the rplC gene encoding 50S ribosomal protein L3, which codes for MAIGIVGIKRGMTRVFTEDGVSIPVTVVEADPNRITQLKTADVDGYEAVQVTTGSRKANRISKAEAGHFKKANVEAGRGLWEFRVDSLEGFEVGGEVKVEVFEEGQKVDVTGTSKGKGYAGAIKRWNFRGQDSTHGNSLAHRAPGSIGQNQTPGRVFKGKKMSGHMGAERVTVQTLEVVRVDAERNLLLIKGAVPGATGGDVIVHPAEKA
- a CDS encoding GNAT family N-acetyltransferase; protein product: MKYKAVHQPMDKRFIVPLEDDHKAVVSYEMQGDILKLVHSEVPEELRGKGYGSVMMEAVLKAIEQEGYKIVPVCSYVKHYISKHDEWQHLAA
- the rpsS gene encoding 30S ribosomal protein S19 gives rise to the protein MARSLKKGPFIDLHLLKKVEEAAASGSKKPIKTWSRRSTVFPEMVGLTIAVHNGRQHVPVFVSEDMVGHKLGEFVLTRTYHGHDVDKKAKKR
- the rplD gene encoding 50S ribosomal protein L4; the protein is MELSLTSGGAIKVSEVAFGREFNESLVHQVVVAYMAAARAGTRAQKNRSAVSGGGKKPWRQKGTGRARAGTIRSPLWRKGGVTFAAQPQDYTQKVNRKMYRGAIQSILSELVRQERLIVVEEFAVSAPKTKELVGKLKELDAKEALIVTDEVDENLFLASRNLHKVDVRDVQALDPVSLIGFDKVVMTVAAVKKVEEMLG
- the rplB gene encoding 50S ribosomal protein L2, translated to MAIEKAKPTSPGRRFVVKVVNSDLHKGKPHAALLEKKSKSGGRNNDGRITTRHIGGGHKQHYRVIDFKRNKDNIAGKVERLEYDPNRSAHIALICYADGERRYIIAPRNIKAGDTIVSGERAPIRVGNALPMRNIPVGTTVHNIELKPGKGAQMARSAGAYAQIVAREGSYVTLRLRSGETRKVLSEGRATIGQVGNSEHMLRSLGKAGAKRWRGVRPTVRGVAMNPVDHPHGGGEGRTSGGRHPVSPWGTPTKGKKTRSNKRTDKLIVRRRNKR
- the rplW gene encoding 50S ribosomal protein L23, with the translated sequence MNQERILKVLLAPHVSEKATILAENDNQFVFKVAKDANKREIKKAVETLFEVEVESVRTLNMKGKRKRFGLQEGRRPNWKKAYVSLKPGQDLDFVGGE